Proteins encoded by one window of Candidatus Odinarchaeum yellowstonii:
- a CDS encoding BPL-N domain-containing protein, whose product MKLSKNQKIILALTLVFALTAPTVSLITPYVRGQGDLTYIIPLEDYLRNDDIAAIRLVNTLLEENVTVHWAMEPFTVGGVVYPAGTFYIETPFTTRNNISSDVFMEWFMWVAKTNRVLRVDVTAEKITVNSTTLIPPRIAIFYDKTTYDNAVNHYERFLSLGFKVKLVTADSMVGVWWNDTAYPLYDANVFIMPGGALHLWSFGWGSEATWAIQNISEWVYHGGGYVSVCAGSSEALNSTKTGYTTLDIVDADYHREWFDDTLSPAGYGANEWKALIGPILISVEAPEHPVMFGYGENAVRPGYGPLVPLYYYGGPAYTDIGVNVTVLAKYSAPLSQNLDAAGRTNSIWGEPAIIAAQRGNGRIVAFGPHPEWPGPGARLHAQAVFWAAQKRVDRSFLDPASTMYNPVEITYSRVNNILSTVDAVMPYLESFTRTATAMVNLRGGDHYNPVGMWFDEVVMYYGLKLTEHLTTLKRDAVKFQYEYYKLSLLRGSVSANTQAVIDYALALIDSFFNYSEVFPVDNHYIGDSDWTGNVFAPYIGDAANFTDLLGLFVFIENETRELLYPSAFNYTRDYYRVYNEILSLNRTTPSLTPDNATLIRWGFDPSVYAGSNITTLLVDFYANITAVWPAGPLYKMYYMFYHTLDICQFKIDQFLLNMITIGDRIRDVTSYLDHAVAMEVGAWAYAVAEWQAAIYQPAGALT is encoded by the coding sequence ATGAAACTGTCTAAAAACCAGAAAATAATTTTAGCTTTAACACTGGTTTTCGCGTTAACAGCGCCGACCGTATCTTTGATTACACCTTATGTGAGAGGGCAGGGTGACTTAACATATATTATACCGTTAGAAGACTATCTTAGAAACGATGATATCGCTGCGATAAGGCTTGTTAACACACTTCTGGAAGAGAATGTAACCGTTCACTGGGCTATGGAACCTTTCACTGTAGGTGGAGTGGTTTACCCGGCTGGAACATTCTATATTGAAACACCTTTCACAACCCGTAATAATATTTCAAGCGACGTTTTCATGGAATGGTTTATGTGGGTTGCTAAAACTAACAGGGTTCTCCGAGTTGATGTTACCGCTGAGAAAATAACCGTAAACTCAACTACGCTTATCCCCCCGAGAATAGCGATATTCTATGATAAAACTACGTATGATAACGCGGTAAACCATTATGAGCGTTTCTTAAGCTTAGGCTTCAAGGTTAAACTAGTCACCGCGGATTCAATGGTTGGAGTTTGGTGGAATGACACCGCTTACCCGTTATACGACGCTAACGTGTTTATCATGCCTGGTGGCGCTCTACACTTATGGTCTTTCGGCTGGGGTTCGGAAGCAACCTGGGCTATACAGAACATATCTGAGTGGGTTTACCACGGTGGGGGTTATGTGAGTGTATGCGCCGGGTCATCTGAAGCTTTAAACTCTACGAAAACAGGTTATACAACTCTTGACATAGTTGACGCCGACTATCATAGGGAGTGGTTTGATGACACGCTTTCACCGGCAGGTTACGGCGCTAACGAGTGGAAGGCGTTAATCGGCCCGATTCTTATCAGCGTTGAAGCTCCTGAGCACCCTGTTATGTTCGGGTACGGTGAGAACGCGGTTAGACCAGGGTACGGTCCTCTAGTACCCTTATACTACTACGGTGGCCCAGCCTACACGGATATAGGTGTAAATGTAACTGTGCTAGCTAAATACAGCGCACCGCTTTCTCAGAACCTGGATGCGGCGGGTAGAACTAACAGTATCTGGGGTGAGCCTGCGATAATAGCGGCTCAACGTGGTAACGGTAGAATAGTGGCTTTTGGCCCTCACCCTGAGTGGCCTGGTCCAGGCGCTAGGCTTCACGCTCAAGCTGTTTTCTGGGCTGCTCAGAAACGTGTAGATAGATCTTTCCTTGATCCAGCTTCAACCATGTATAACCCTGTTGAAATAACTTATAGTAGAGTTAACAACATTCTATCAACAGTTGACGCTGTTATGCCTTACTTGGAGTCTTTCACGCGGACGGCTACTGCTATGGTGAATCTTAGAGGCGGCGATCATTATAACCCGGTTGGCATGTGGTTTGATGAAGTAGTCATGTACTATGGTTTAAAGTTGACGGAGCATTTAACCACGTTGAAACGTGACGCTGTTAAATTCCAATACGAGTATTATAAGCTAAGCCTGTTAAGAGGCAGTGTTTCAGCTAACACTCAGGCTGTAATAGACTATGCGTTGGCTTTAATAGATAGTTTCTTCAATTACTCTGAAGTCTTCCCAGTTGACAACCATTATATAGGTGACAGTGACTGGACTGGTAACGTGTTCGCACCTTATATAGGTGACGCCGCTAACTTCACGGATTTACTCGGGTTATTCGTCTTCATAGAGAATGAGACGCGGGAACTATTATATCCCTCCGCCTTCAACTATACGAGAGACTACTATCGAGTATATAATGAAATCTTGTCATTGAACAGGACCACTCCAAGTCTTACACCGGATAATGCTACACTTATTCGATGGGGATTCGACCCCTCAGTATACGCTGGCTCGAATATAACCACGCTGCTGGTAGACTTCTACGCTAACATAACCGCTGTATGGCCGGCTGGACCCTTATACAAGATGTACTATATGTTCTACCATACACTTGACATATGCCAGTTTAAGATAGATCAATTCCTCCTAAATATGATAACGATCGGGGATAGGATCAGAGACGTTACATCCTACTTGGATCACGCGGTTGCTATGGAAGTAGGCGCATGGGCTTACGCTGTTGCTGAATGGCAGGCTGCAATATACCAGCCTGCAGGAGCTTTAACATAG
- a CDS encoding aldolase: MSYHDIKIISTSERDVLFDKYRGRFLYEKKADIYGVCVKLITDIEWIKDAWEENFYSMSENIRSHGRLLVLFDSDVEPQIMYDPVSKTVIMFNIDYYGKIKSIALSNAGDILEDNHGIYSVHGACIDYNGSGICIIAPSGAGKTTHTYGLLRYNGVRVVSDDWFYARVYGANDILAFSSEKNFYIRADIIDIWPEYRNISHRIKFDNKGRSIIHINWIVGKERLRTMATLKTTILLKRDYDDPEKVVEVEPGEALKYLERNDYFNPHMLVLNEYKERIRRKFFNTLLHSTKIFTVNTTSPPEETNRILYETVKSSVKD; this comes from the coding sequence ATGAGTTATCATGATATTAAGATCATTTCTACTAGTGAGAGAGACGTGTTGTTTGATAAATATAGAGGTCGCTTCTTATATGAGAAGAAAGCGGATATCTATGGTGTGTGCGTGAAGCTTATAACAGATATCGAGTGGATTAAAGATGCTTGGGAGGAGAATTTTTATTCTATGTCTGAGAATATTCGCTCGCATGGGCGCTTGCTTGTATTATTCGACTCTGATGTGGAGCCTCAAATAATGTATGATCCTGTTTCTAAAACTGTTATAATGTTTAATATAGATTACTATGGTAAAATTAAGTCTATAGCTTTATCTAACGCGGGGGATATTTTAGAAGATAATCATGGAATTTACTCTGTGCACGGAGCTTGCATAGATTATAATGGAAGCGGGATTTGTATAATAGCTCCTTCAGGTGCGGGTAAAACAACGCATACATATGGGTTGCTTAGATATAATGGTGTCCGCGTGGTTAGCGACGACTGGTTTTATGCTAGAGTATACGGGGCTAACGATATTTTAGCGTTCAGCTCTGAGAAAAACTTCTATATTCGAGCTGATATAATCGACATCTGGCCTGAATACAGGAATATCTCTCATAGGATTAAATTCGATAATAAAGGTAGATCCATAATTCACATAAATTGGATTGTAGGTAAAGAGCGTTTAAGAACGATGGCTACGTTGAAGACGACTATATTATTGAAGAGAGATTACGATGATCCGGAGAAGGTTGTAGAGGTTGAACCTGGAGAAGCTTTAAAATACTTGGAGAGAAACGATTACTTTAACCCGCATATGCTTGTATTAAACGAGTATAAAGAGAGGATAAGAAGGAAATTTTTTAACACGCTGCTTCACTCCACTAAAATATTCACGGTTAACACGACAAGCCCCCCTGAAGAGACGAATCGCATATTATATGAGACTGTAAAGTCTAGTGTTAAAGATTAA
- the proS gene encoding proline--tRNA ligase, with amino-acid sequence MSDKIEKPKLIPPKSDFTEWYNEVLRLADIVDTTYPVKGFQTWLSYGWKIRNNVFNIVRKNLTDTGHEEYYFPLLIPDNLFGLEKETAKGFEGEVYWVTKGGINPLAVKLAIRPTSEIPIYLMFSKWIRSYTDLPIKVWQLVNTLRYETKSTKPLIRVREITSFKEAHTAHASKEDALKQIDEAVEIYKNLFKTLGIPYLISRRPDYDKFPGAEYSIAFDTIFPDGRTLQIGTVHYHGQKFAKSFDIKFLDNKGENQYAYTTCYGLSERVIASLIAIHGDDHGLKLPPDIAPLQIVVIPITAGKESDTLILDYSNKIAERLSSKFAVKVDSRDLRPGRKYYEWELKGVPVRVEIGLKEVETNTVTVFRRDTFNKVNVKTDTLIEDMEKLMKEIKENMVAEADKSFQSKIYSTEVFFSFTEKDAISILVDEETGEFKGGIIEVPVCDNIKCELQIANYLTVLGEPLESRSVKGKCICGRKAVKIIRVSKQY; translated from the coding sequence ATGTCTGATAAAATAGAAAAACCTAAGCTGATCCCGCCTAAAAGCGACTTCACCGAATGGTATAATGAAGTTCTCCGCCTGGCGGATATAGTTGACACAACTTACCCTGTTAAAGGATTTCAAACATGGCTTTCATATGGTTGGAAGATTAGAAACAATGTTTTCAATATCGTGAGAAAAAACTTAACAGATACAGGTCACGAAGAATATTATTTCCCTCTACTCATACCAGATAACTTGTTCGGTTTAGAGAAGGAAACAGCTAAAGGGTTTGAAGGAGAAGTTTACTGGGTGACTAAAGGCGGGATTAATCCTTTAGCGGTTAAACTCGCGATCAGACCGACAAGCGAGATTCCAATATATCTTATGTTCTCTAAATGGATTAGAAGCTACACGGATCTACCGATTAAAGTCTGGCAGCTTGTTAACACACTCAGATACGAGACTAAGTCGACTAAACCTTTAATCAGAGTCCGAGAAATCACAAGCTTTAAGGAAGCTCACACCGCTCACGCTTCAAAAGAAGACGCTTTAAAACAAATAGATGAAGCGGTTGAAATATATAAAAACCTGTTTAAAACACTTGGAATCCCTTATCTAATAAGTAGAAGACCAGACTACGATAAATTCCCTGGAGCGGAGTACTCTATCGCCTTCGACACGATCTTCCCTGACGGTAGAACACTTCAAATCGGAACAGTCCACTACCACGGTCAGAAGTTCGCTAAATCATTCGACATTAAATTCTTAGATAATAAAGGGGAAAACCAATACGCGTACACCACCTGCTACGGATTATCTGAGAGGGTTATAGCTAGTTTAATCGCGATTCACGGAGACGATCACGGTCTTAAACTACCCCCAGACATAGCTCCTCTGCAAATCGTTGTAATCCCTATCACCGCCGGGAAAGAATCGGATACTCTGATATTAGACTACTCTAATAAAATAGCTGAGAGATTATCAAGTAAATTCGCTGTTAAAGTAGATTCACGTGATCTACGCCCAGGTAGAAAATACTATGAATGGGAGCTTAAAGGAGTCCCTGTTAGAGTTGAAATAGGTTTAAAAGAAGTTGAAACAAACACGGTCACAGTTTTCAGACGGGATACATTTAATAAAGTCAACGTGAAAACAGATACCTTAATCGAAGATATGGAGAAGCTTATGAAAGAGATTAAGGAGAACATGGTCGCTGAAGCTGATAAAAGTTTTCAATCTAAAATATATTCAACCGAAGTATTCTTCTCATTCACGGAAAAAGACGCTATCTCCATTCTCGTAGACGAGGAGACAGGTGAATTTAAAGGTGGAATAATCGAGGTCCCTGTATGCGATAACATTAAATGCGAGCTGCAAATCGCCAATTACCTAACCGTGCTAGGGGAGCCGCTTGAATCTAGAAGCGTTAAAGGTAAGTGTATTTGCGGTCGTAAAGCAGTAAAAATTATAAGAGTTTCAAAACAATACTAA
- a CDS encoding radical SAM protein yields the protein MSFQEEAWKIFNSPPDEFSEYLNKAWNLTREIHGWWINFYAPSILKYEAEGFQEPVKNIFQSISVTGRKCMLMCEHCKGRLLQSMHSATSPEQLIKIGEELYNKGCRGLLISGGSDLNGAVPLKLFVDSISLLTKRFGMKIAAHTGLLDYQTAKALKEAGVDSALIDIIGDEETIRDIYHLNKRPRDFEKALNNLIKAGLKVSPHIVVGLNKGRVKGEFKALEIISKSKAENIVIVALKPLDTRELGERTPTPIEIGRIIAIARLKNPNKKILLGCARPGGLHKVKTDILSIKAGVNGVAFPTQEAIKYAERIGLKEKFSAYCCAYI from the coding sequence ATGAGCTTCCAAGAAGAAGCGTGGAAAATATTTAACAGTCCACCGGATGAGTTCTCCGAGTATTTAAATAAAGCTTGGAATCTTACAAGGGAAATTCACGGATGGTGGATTAATTTCTACGCGCCTAGTATACTAAAATACGAGGCTGAGGGATTCCAAGAACCTGTTAAAAATATTTTTCAATCAATCTCAGTCACCGGTCGAAAATGCATGTTAATGTGTGAGCATTGCAAGGGGAGGCTTCTACAATCCATGCACAGCGCAACCAGCCCTGAGCAGCTTATAAAAATAGGCGAAGAATTATATAATAAAGGGTGTAGGGGGCTTTTAATAAGCGGCGGATCTGATTTAAACGGAGCTGTCCCCTTAAAGCTCTTCGTAGATAGCATAAGCCTTCTAACTAAAAGGTTTGGTATGAAGATCGCTGCCCACACCGGGTTACTAGACTACCAGACAGCGAAAGCTCTTAAAGAAGCCGGCGTTGACTCAGCGTTAATCGATATAATAGGAGATGAGGAGACGATAAGAGATATATACCATTTAAATAAGCGACCGAGGGACTTTGAAAAAGCTTTAAACAATCTAATCAAAGCAGGCTTAAAGGTAAGCCCGCATATAGTAGTAGGTTTAAATAAAGGCCGGGTGAAAGGGGAGTTTAAAGCTTTAGAAATTATAAGTAAAAGTAAAGCTGAGAATATAGTGATAGTGGCTTTAAAACCTTTAGATACACGTGAACTCGGTGAAAGAACACCCACACCAATAGAAATAGGGCGGATTATTGCAATTGCGAGATTAAAGAACCCTAATAAAAAGATTCTTCTAGGATGCGCCAGACCAGGTGGCCTTCACAAAGTTAAAACAGACATTCTCAGCATAAAAGCAGGAGTTAACGGAGTCGCGTTCCCAACACAGGAGGCGATTAAATACGCTGAGAGAATCGGGTTAAAAGAGAAGTTCAGCGCTTACTGCTGCGCATATATTTAA
- a CDS encoding pyridoxamine 5'-phosphate oxidase family protein, whose translation MESASLESYHSRRPERAITDLKEILEIIKTQRYMSLALCKDNIPYLVTVTYVFDFGDYCFYFHCANTGRKIDYIRANPVVYGEILEDDGYLDGECLHAFRTVQFTGEAEIIVDEEIKRRALSMLIEKHESNPEMSKKRFMREGKIEKTAIIRIKVYEFTGKKIKRER comes from the coding sequence GTGGAGAGTGCTAGCTTGGAGAGTTATCATAGTAGGAGGCCTGAGAGAGCTATAACTGATTTAAAGGAGATTCTTGAAATTATAAAAACTCAGAGGTATATGAGTTTAGCTTTATGTAAAGATAATATTCCTTATCTTGTGACTGTAACATATGTTTTTGATTTCGGAGATTATTGTTTTTACTTTCACTGCGCGAATACTGGTAGAAAAATAGATTATATTAGGGCTAATCCTGTAGTTTACGGGGAGATTTTAGAAGATGACGGGTACTTGGACGGGGAGTGTCTTCACGCTTTTAGAACTGTTCAATTTACGGGTGAAGCTGAAATAATAGTTGATGAGGAGATTAAAAGGAGGGCTTTGAGTATGTTAATAGAGAAACATGAGAGTAACCCTGAGATGAGTAAGAAGCGTTTTATGAGGGAGGGTAAAATTGAGAAGACAGCTATTATACGTATAAAGGTTTACGAGTTTACAGGTAAGAAAATTAAACGTGAAAGATGA
- a CDS encoding APC family permease, with the protein MKKTVKPSVEGNNESVMVKSEQSMGVSFNTWKLIILGLAFMAPGLSLLATFNLVITAGYTWMGIPLSYLIAGVAIIITSVSFAELVRVFPKSGSLWSLARGAVGSKFGQFSIWIYLLEILVVPAAALIPAGFFLQSWLGVPPWITMIVFVAVVSLLAWGGTNLSVRSMAVLFIIQVAILVAFAVSAVIWSINTGNFATQASLSLTPAGSLFGIAGIMVGATVAVYSFLGYEAPASVTEESEEPTKSVPWAIVISAVAATGLYLLLAWAFVLAIPSIGLFSLLYYVNPVPAMGNAIWGSGIGNILNFAGIIAGLVSALAAVTAASRVLQKLGADRVAPKALSRVDRKLQTPVIAIGLISVITMILANFTPWEVIAYTIATGALPAFIITNLLAFWYYRKDGFTLKNIIVHGVIPWAGIFLCAWFIIFGVPLHLKWILFIWIIIGALLVCVNYAFRPALFKSEGGSEPVERGVSRPIWGLVGIVVSIVLLIIVCSAFSVWLTFYSSGLTWWHIIPPYAGGDILAIALTILATVIFAVSTGVLIFRDRLFKRKEVESR; encoded by the coding sequence ATGAAGAAAACTGTTAAACCTTCTGTTGAAGGGAATAATGAGAGTGTTATGGTTAAATCTGAGCAGTCTATGGGTGTTTCTTTTAACACTTGGAAGCTTATTATACTTGGTTTAGCGTTTATGGCTCCAGGGCTGTCGCTTCTGGCTACTTTTAATCTTGTGATAACTGCTGGATACACTTGGATGGGTATACCGCTGTCTTATCTTATAGCCGGTGTAGCTATTATTATAACTTCGGTGAGCTTCGCTGAACTGGTGAGGGTTTTTCCAAAATCCGGGAGTCTCTGGTCGCTTGCGAGGGGGGCTGTGGGCTCTAAATTCGGCCAGTTTTCGATATGGATTTATCTTTTAGAGATTCTTGTAGTTCCAGCTGCAGCGTTGATTCCCGCAGGTTTCTTTCTGCAAAGCTGGCTTGGAGTTCCCCCGTGGATTACTATGATCGTTTTCGTGGCGGTGGTTTCTTTGCTGGCTTGGGGTGGGACTAATTTATCAGTTCGCTCTATGGCTGTTTTATTCATTATTCAGGTTGCTATACTTGTCGCTTTCGCGGTGAGCGCTGTGATCTGGTCTATTAATACAGGGAATTTCGCTACGCAGGCTTCTTTATCACTGACTCCGGCTGGTTCACTATTCGGAATCGCGGGTATTATGGTGGGCGCTACAGTGGCGGTTTACTCTTTTCTAGGATATGAGGCCCCGGCCTCTGTTACTGAGGAGTCTGAAGAACCAACTAAAAGTGTGCCTTGGGCTATTGTGATCTCAGCTGTAGCAGCTACGGGCTTGTATCTTTTACTCGCCTGGGCTTTTGTACTAGCTATACCATCCATCGGTTTATTCTCCCTACTATACTATGTGAACCCTGTGCCTGCTATGGGTAACGCTATATGGGGTTCTGGTATAGGGAACATTTTAAACTTCGCTGGCATTATCGCTGGTTTAGTATCAGCTTTAGCCGCTGTGACCGCGGCTAGCAGAGTGCTTCAGAAACTTGGAGCTGATAGAGTAGCTCCGAAAGCCTTAAGCAGGGTTGATAGAAAACTGCAAACCCCTGTTATCGCGATAGGTTTAATCTCCGTGATCACCATGATATTAGCGAACTTTACGCCTTGGGAGGTTATAGCCTACACTATTGCTACAGGAGCTTTACCAGCGTTTATAATAACGAATCTGCTAGCTTTCTGGTATTATCGTAAAGACGGCTTCACTTTGAAAAATATTATAGTTCACGGTGTTATACCTTGGGCTGGTATCTTCTTATGCGCTTGGTTCATAATCTTCGGTGTTCCTTTACACTTGAAATGGATTCTATTCATATGGATTATCATCGGCGCTCTGCTAGTATGTGTTAACTATGCTTTTCGCCCCGCTTTGTTTAAATCTGAAGGCGGCTCCGAGCCTGTGGAACGTGGTGTGAGTAGGCCTATATGGGGTCTGGTGGGAATAGTTGTTTCAATAGTTTTACTGATTATCGTGTGCTCTGCTTTCAGTGTATGGCTTACGTTTTACAGTTCAGGTTTAACCTGGTGGCATATTATTCCACCATATGCGGGAGGCGATATCTTGGCAATAGCGTTGACGATACTGGCTACTGTGATATTTGCGGTTTCAACAGGTGTACTGATTTTCAGAGACCGGCTTTTTAAACGAAAGGAGGTTGAATCAAGATGA
- a CDS encoding NYN domain-containing protein produces the protein MSEDQGSPADSKEAVSKSERVEKWSLAKKILPFFKKKIAVLVDGPNILRKEFNVKLEEILEAVTSLGKVQVARVYLNQHASEKLIEATSNSGFEPIISTIDVHLKMAIDSVELVNKLELDYIAIASRHARCVPILHKLKERNLGTVVIGFEPGFSVALQNTADYVFKLAT, from the coding sequence ATGAGTGAAGATCAAGGTAGTCCAGCGGACTCGAAAGAGGCTGTTTCTAAGAGTGAGAGAGTTGAGAAGTGGTCGCTTGCTAAGAAGATTTTACCATTCTTTAAGAAGAAGATAGCTGTGTTAGTTGACGGCCCGAATATTTTGAGAAAAGAATTTAATGTGAAGCTTGAAGAGATTTTAGAAGCGGTTACAAGTCTTGGAAAAGTTCAAGTGGCCAGAGTTTATTTAAATCAGCATGCTTCTGAGAAGCTTATTGAAGCCACCTCTAATAGTGGTTTTGAACCTATTATTTCAACTATAGACGTTCACTTAAAGATGGCGATTGATTCTGTAGAGCTTGTTAACAAGTTAGAGCTCGATTACATAGCAATAGCGAGCCGCCATGCTAGGTGTGTTCCGATTCTTCACAAATTAAAGGAGAGGAATCTGGGTACAGTTGTTATAGGCTTCGAGCCGGGGTTTAGCGTGGCTTTGCAGAATACTGCTGATTACGTGTTTAAATTAGCCACTTAA
- a CDS encoding Rieske 2Fe-2S domain-containing protein, producing MSYVKVAKKSEIPAGSMKAVKLGDKDVLIVNAGGKYYAIGGKCTHRGGELAKGKLEGTIVTCPKHKAQFDAITGKSVAKPKVPLSQPLKDEPVYKVKVEGEDILILQE from the coding sequence ATGAGTTACGTGAAAGTTGCTAAAAAATCTGAAATACCAGCCGGCTCTATGAAAGCTGTCAAATTAGGAGATAAAGACGTTTTAATCGTTAACGCAGGGGGAAAATACTATGCGATCGGAGGTAAATGCACACATAGAGGCGGCGAGCTGGCTAAAGGTAAATTAGAAGGGACCATAGTCACCTGCCCGAAGCATAAAGCCCAGTTCGATGCAATTACAGGGAAATCTGTTGCTAAACCTAAAGTACCGTTAAGCCAGCCCTTAAAAGATGAACCAGTGTATAAAGTTAAAGTGGAAGGAGAAGACATCTTAATCCTCCAAGAATAA
- the psmA gene encoding archaeal proteasome endopeptidase complex subunit alpha has translation MGYDSAITVFSPDGRLFQVEYAIEAVRQGSPTIGLRLKDAVILIARKKDIPPLMESTSVQKIFLIDSHIGASISGLHADARVLIDYARVQAQIERLTYDEPIMVETLVKKISDLKQQYTQQAGVRPFGIAFLIAGVDSKGPQLYSTDPSGTYYGWDATVIGKDSKIKEYLEKHYNKKLSLEDAIILGLKALKTGEGEQILPETVEIGYITTETKIFRILSEEENKNYISKL, from the coding sequence ATGGGGTATGACAGCGCGATAACCGTTTTCAGCCCGGACGGCAGACTTTTCCAAGTAGAATATGCGATAGAAGCTGTTCGACAGGGCAGCCCCACAATAGGTTTAAGACTTAAAGACGCTGTTATCTTAATCGCTAGAAAAAAAGATATCCCCCCTTTAATGGAGAGTACAAGTGTTCAAAAAATTTTTCTAATAGACTCTCATATAGGAGCCTCCATATCAGGGTTACACGCGGATGCGCGTGTGTTAATAGATTACGCTCGCGTTCAAGCCCAAATAGAGCGTTTAACCTACGATGAGCCGATAATGGTTGAAACCCTTGTTAAAAAAATCAGTGACCTTAAGCAACAATACACTCAACAAGCCGGAGTCCGCCCCTTCGGCATAGCTTTCCTAATAGCCGGAGTTGACTCTAAAGGCCCCCAGCTTTACTCAACTGATCCTAGTGGAACCTACTACGGATGGGATGCCACAGTTATAGGGAAGGACTCGAAGATAAAAGAATACCTTGAAAAACACTATAATAAGAAATTAAGCTTGGAGGACGCTATCATACTAGGGCTTAAAGCTTTAAAAACAGGGGAGGGAGAGCAAATACTCCCTGAAACAGTTGAAATAGGCTATATAACAACCGAGACTAAGATTTTTAGAATTCTCTCAGAAGAGGAGAATAAAAATTACATAAGTAAACTTTAA